In Pseudomonas sp. Q1-7, the genomic window TCGGAGCCGTCACCCTGTTCTATTCCGGCGATGGTGGCTGGCGCGACCTGGACCGCGCCGTGGCCGACGAAATGGCCACACGGGGCCATCCGGTGGTGGGCATCGACGCACTGCGCTACTTCTGGCAACGCAAGAGCCCGGAACTGGGCGCCGCCGACCTCAGCCATCTGATGCAGGCCTACCGCGAAAAGTGGGGCGCCACGCGCTTCGTGCTGGCCGGCTACTCCTTCGGCGCCGACGTGCTGCCGGCGTTCTACAACCGGCTGCCGAAGGCCGACCAGGACCAGGTGGACGCCATTCTGCTGCTGGCCCTGGCACGCAGCGGCAGCTTCGAGATCGAAGTACGCGGCTGGCTCGGCACGCCCGGCCAGGAAGCCGCCACCGGCCCGGAACTGGCGAAGCTGCCGGCAGCCAAGGTGCTCTGCGTGTTCGGCCAGGAAGAAGCGGCGGAGAGCGGCTGCACCCAGCCCGACGCCGTGGGCGAAAGCCTAGAACTGCCCGGCGGGCACCATTACGACGGGAACTACCCGGCATTGGCGGAGAAGCTGCTGGCAGCGATGGAGAGGCGACAACATTCCCAGCGGGATTGATCCCGGTTCAGGTTTGCTTAATCCAGAGGAGCTATCCTCCCTGACCGTTTTTGCCATAACCAGCAAGAGGAACCCTGATGAGCCTCAAGAACGCGCCATCCCGCTATGGGAAGCTGTCCATCGCCCTGCACTGGCTGATGCTGGTGCTGATCGCCGCCGTCTACGCCTGCATCGAACTCAAGGGCAACTTCCCCAAAGGCAGCGAAACCCGCGAACTGCTCAAGCAATGGCACTTCATGCTGGGCCTGGCGGTGTTCTTCCTGGTCTGGCTGCGCCTGCTCGGCCGCGTCATCTCCCCCACCCCGGCCGTCCGACCGGAACCCGCCGGCTGGCAGAACGCCCTGGCCAAGCTGATGCACCTGGCGCTCTACGCGCTGATGATCGGCGCGCCCCTGGCCGGCTGGCTGATCCTCAGCGCCGCCGGCAAGCCCATCCCCTTCTTCGGCCTGGAACT contains:
- a CDS encoding cytochrome b: MSLKNAPSRYGKLSIALHWLMLVLIAAVYACIELKGNFPKGSETRELLKQWHFMLGLAVFFLVWLRLLGRVISPTPAVRPEPAGWQNALAKLMHLALYALMIGAPLAGWLILSAAGKPIPFFGLELPALIGPDKALVGQIKELHELAGTVGYWLIGLHALAALFHHYVSRDNTLQRMLPGRG